Proteins encoded by one window of Cheilinus undulatus linkage group 13, ASM1832078v1, whole genome shotgun sequence:
- the slc39a6 gene encoding zinc transporter ZIP6, which yields MMDEETSRAVMALMFLLVMTWSGSAGLECTTSTTETHSAGRLLSAVVDSQRAEQSQRQHLESLFNRYGENGTISLAGLKRLLQNVGLDRIRTVRVQHHEQAGHHNHHHQHHHHHKGHHNHHPHDDNHDQSDRKPETQEVGSTVAYNAQLVVKANDDRRQSRSPSGGETTRPTAAGLLFENRTEVAAVSRGGHLHHEHDKDKHVHQEVLNNRSTDAMECLNASSILASHGMSVEGGMTLRDFSFLCPALLNQIDGEACILHRDVEKHGEKDHKHAHDHHNHEKSDHDFSERSGGENGKSITIAWVGGFISITIISLLSLLGVVLIPLMNRVFFKFLLSFLVALAVGTLSGDAFLHLIPHSQGTHHHHHEDSGMNLEGHHTHEMQEENLDPVWKGLTALSGVYFMFLIEHFLTLAKMYKEKKQKVQKKWDQNDKADPEKQPALEENDLKPTEDVETNGAGMFGDHSSSLHGGGVAEEEQVMLAPQVSNVSPSGAAAYTDEDCENKCHSHFHDTVGQADSLHHHHHDYHHILHHHHSQNHHPHSHSHSYSEQHFQEAGVATLAWMVIMGDGLHNFSDGLAIGAAFTEGLSSGLSTSVAVFCHELPHELGDFAVLLKAGMTVRQAILYNVLSAMMAYLGMVTGILIGHYAENISMWIFALTAGLFMYVALVDMVPEMLHNNAGDHGFSHCGFFLLQNAGILLGFCIMLLIAIFEHKIQLDLGY from the exons ATGATGgatgaggagacgagtcgggcTGTCATGGCTTTGATGTTCTTACTCGTCATGACCTGGTCTGGGTCGGCAGGTTTGGAATGCACTACATCCACAACCGAGACGCACAGCGCGGGCCGTTTACTTTCTGCCGTGGTCGACTCCCAGAGAGCTGAGCAGAGTCAGAGACAACACCTGGAATCTCTTTTCAACAG ATATGGTGAAAACGGGACCATCTCTCTGGCCGGTCTGAAGCGTCTCTTACAGAATGTTGGTTTGGATCGAATCAGGACTGTAAGAGTGCAACATCACGAGCAAGCAGGCCaccataatcatcatcatcaacatcatcatcaccacaaGGGCCACCATAACCACCATCCTCATGATGACAATCACGACCAGAGTGACAGGAAGCCGGAAACGCAGGAGGTCGGCTCCACGGTGGCATACAACGCTCAGCTGGTGGTCAAAGCAAATGATGACAGAAGACAAAGCCGCAGCCCCTCAGGGGGGGAAACGACCAGGCCGACTGCTGCAGGGCTGCTGTTTGAAAACCGGACAGAAGTGGCTGCAGTCAGCCGAGGAGGTCATTTACATCATGAACACGATAAAGACAAACACGTACACCAGGAGGTCCTAAACAACCGAAGCACGGATGCCATGGAG TGTTTGAATGCCTCCAGTATCCTCGCCTCACACGGGATGTCGGTGGAAGGGGGCATGACCCTCAGAGACTTCAGCTTCCTCTGCCCTGCCCTCCTCAATCAGATCGACGGGGAAGCATGCATCCTGCACAGAGATGTTGAAAAACACGGGGAGAAAG ATCATAAGCATGCTCATGATCATCACAACCACGAGAAGTCGGACCATGACTTCAGTGAGCGCTCAGgtggagaaaatggcaaaagcatCACGATAG CGTGGGTCGGAGGCTTCAtctccatcaccatcatcagCTTGCTGTCCCTGCTCGGTGTCGTCCTGATCCCACTCATGAACAGAGTGTTCTTCAAGTTCCTCCTCAGCTTTCTGGTGGCACTGGCTGTTGGGACACTGAGTGGAGACGCCTTCCTTCATCTCATCCCCCAC TCTCAGGGTACCCACCATCACCACCACGAGGATTCTGGGATGAATTTGGAGGGACATCACACCCATGAGATGCAAGAGGAAAATCTGGACCCTGTTTGGAAGGGTCTGACCGCTCTGAGCGGAGTCTACTTCATGTTTCTGATTGAACACTTCCTGACACTGGCAAAGatgtacaaagaaaagaaacagaag GTCCAAAAGAAGTGGGATCAAAATGACAAAGCAGATCCAGAAAAGCAGCCTGCTCTGGAAGAAAACGACTTGAAGCCAACTGAAG ATGTGGAGACCAATGGTGCTGGTATGTTTGGTGACCACTCAAGCAGCCTGCATGGCGGAGGAGTGGCCGAGGAGGAGCAGGTGATGCTGGCCCCGCAGGTGTCCAACGTCTCGCCGTCTGGTGCTGCTGCCTACACTGACGAAGACTGTGAAAACAAATGCCACTCGCATTTCCATGACACGGTGGGCCAAGCTGATAGCttgcaccaccaccaccacgaCTACCACCACATCCTGCACCACCACCACTCCCAGAACCACCACCCCCACAGCCACTCTCACTCCTACTCAGAGCAGCACTTCCAGGAGGCCGGCGTGGCCACGCTCGCCTGGATGGTGATCATGGGAGACGGACTGCACAACTTCAGTGATGGCCTGGCTATCG gTGCTGCCTTCACTGAGGGTCTGTCCAGTGGTCTGAGCACGTCAGTGGCTGTTTTCTGTCACGAGTTGCCTCACGAGTTAG GTGACTTTGCGGTTCTCCTTAAAGCTGGTATGACGGTGCGTCAGGCCATCCTCTATAATGTGCTGTCGGCCATGATGGCCTACCTGGGAATGGTGACGGGGATTCTTATTGGACACTATGCAGAGAACATCTCCATGTGGATATTCGCCCTGACAGCCGGACTCTTCATGTATGTGGCGCTAGTGGACATG GTGCCTGAGATGTTACACAACAACGCCGGTGACCACGGCTTCAGCCACTGTGGCTTCTTCCTCCTGCAGAACGCTGGCATCCTGCTGGGCTTCTGCATCATGCTGCTAATCGCAATTTTTGAGCACAAAATTCAGCTGGACCTGGGCTACTGA